One window from the genome of Pedobacter schmidteae encodes:
- a CDS encoding ABC-F family ATP-binding cassette domain-containing protein: MLIIQGLTYAHSNGDLLFNDINLNINKYHKTALIGNNGSGKSTLLKLLAGDLLPTAGLITTHSRPYYVPQIFGQFDDVTIGQALRVDQKVKALKEILDGGAKDENMALLDDDWTIEDRCTAALAYWGLANLDLTEKMRTLSGGQKTKVFLAGIKIHQPEIVLLDEPSNHLDSQSRNLLYEEISSSKTTMLVVSHDITLLNLLHTVYELDKNGITTYGGNYGFYTEQKSIERAALNNDLKSKEKALRKAKEVQKETLERQQKLDARGKGKQQKAGLPTIVINTLKNSAERSTSHIQGVHTEKIGAISRELTELRGSVSDVDKMKMDFANSALHKGKVLVTATNLNYSYNGQLLWLQPLNFQILSGQRIIVKGLNGSGKTTLIKIILNELQPRQGELNSAKIKTVYIDQDYSLIDNKLSVYEQAQQYNTGTLQEHEIKIRLNRFLFSKNDWDKPCMALSGGEKMRLMLCSLTISNQAPDLMVLDEPTNNLDIQNMEILTTAINEYQGTLLVISHDAHFLKQINVEEVIEL; encoded by the coding sequence ATGCTGATCATTCAAGGATTAACTTACGCACATTCGAACGGAGATCTGTTGTTTAATGACATCAATCTCAATATCAATAAATATCATAAAACAGCCCTGATTGGGAATAATGGATCGGGGAAATCAACGCTTCTGAAGTTGTTAGCTGGAGATCTATTGCCAACTGCAGGCCTGATAACGACCCATTCCCGCCCCTATTACGTGCCCCAGATTTTTGGGCAATTTGATGATGTTACCATTGGCCAGGCACTTCGGGTAGACCAAAAAGTGAAGGCGCTGAAAGAGATTCTGGATGGCGGGGCCAAGGACGAAAACATGGCCCTGCTGGACGATGACTGGACCATTGAAGACCGTTGCACCGCCGCCCTGGCCTATTGGGGACTGGCAAATCTGGATCTTACAGAAAAAATGAGAACACTTAGTGGCGGACAAAAAACAAAGGTTTTCCTGGCCGGAATAAAAATCCATCAACCGGAAATAGTTTTACTGGATGAACCAAGTAATCATCTGGATAGCCAAAGCAGAAACCTGCTTTATGAAGAAATCAGTTCGTCAAAAACGACAATGCTGGTCGTAAGTCACGACATTACTTTGCTAAACCTGCTTCATACCGTTTATGAACTGGACAAAAATGGGATCACCACCTATGGCGGCAATTATGGCTTTTACACAGAACAAAAATCTATAGAAAGAGCAGCTTTGAACAACGACCTAAAAAGCAAAGAGAAGGCGCTACGAAAAGCCAAAGAAGTACAAAAAGAAACATTGGAACGACAACAAAAACTGGATGCCAGAGGAAAGGGAAAACAACAGAAAGCTGGGTTACCGACAATTGTAATCAATACGCTAAAGAATAGTGCCGAACGAAGCACTTCGCACATACAGGGCGTACACACTGAAAAGATTGGCGCAATTTCCCGGGAATTGACCGAGTTGCGCGGATCTGTCAGCGATGTAGACAAAATGAAGATGGACTTTGCCAATTCCGCCTTGCATAAAGGCAAAGTCTTGGTTACAGCCACCAATTTGAATTATAGCTATAATGGGCAATTACTTTGGCTGCAACCACTCAACTTTCAGATTTTAAGTGGCCAGCGCATTATTGTTAAAGGCTTAAACGGTTCTGGTAAAACAACGCTGATCAAAATAATCTTAAACGAATTGCAGCCCCGGCAAGGTGAACTGAATAGCGCAAAAATAAAAACAGTATATATTGATCAGGACTATTCATTGATTGACAATAAACTTAGTGTTTACGAGCAGGCACAACAATACAATACAGGGACACTGCAGGAACATGAAATAAAAATCCGGTTAAACCGCTTCCTCTTTTCTAAAAACGACTGGGATAAGCCTTGTATGGCTTTAAGTGGCGGAGAAAAAATGAGGCTGATGCTTTGCTCGCTAACCATAAGTAACCAGGCGCCCGATTTGATGGTACTGGATGAGCCGACAAATAATCTGGATATTCAGAATATGGAAATTCTTACTACTGCCATTAATGAATATCAGGGCACATTGCTGGTGATATCGCATGATGCCCATTTTTTAAAACAAATCAATGTAGAGGAAGTAATTGAATTATAG
- a CDS encoding GNAT family N-acetyltransferase, with the protein MKFREAKIEDIANIHQVRNSVTENALSNPDLITYEDYVEFLTQRGKGWVCEVDDQIVGFSVADLEDDNIWALFLAPEFEGKGIGRKLQELMLDWYFSNGKSKVWLGTAPQTRAADFYRKSGWKEIGKNGEKEIKFEMGAEHWKDIIKH; encoded by the coding sequence ATGAAATTTAGAGAAGCGAAAATTGAAGATATCGCGAACATTCATCAGGTTAGAAATTCGGTGACGGAGAATGCCTTATCAAATCCAGACTTGATCACATATGAGGATTATGTGGAGTTTTTAACGCAAAGAGGTAAGGGATGGGTATGTGAGGTTGATGATCAGATTGTTGGTTTTTCGGTAGCTGATTTAGAGGATGATAACATCTGGGCACTTTTTCTGGCTCCTGAATTTGAAGGGAAGGGGATTGGCCGGAAATTGCAGGAACTGATGCTTGACTGGTATTTTTCTAACGGAAAAAGCAAAGTTTGGCTAGGTACGGCACCACAAACCAGGGCCGCAGATTTTTACAGAAAATCGGGCTGGAAGGAAATTGGGAAAAATGGGGAGAAAGAGATCAAATTTGAAATGGGGGCGGAACACTGGAAGGATATAATTAAACATTAG
- a CDS encoding DUF1801 domain-containing protein, giving the protein MNKDIQSYNDLQSVAEREICDLLAALIDRNLREAESKIWHAHPVWFIDGNPIVGYSKLKAGIRLMFWSGADFEEAQLKINTGKFKDASITYTAVEEINPDDLNRWLDKSRVIQWDYKNIVKRKGALLRLK; this is encoded by the coding sequence ATGAATAAAGATATACAATCTTATAACGATTTGCAGTCGGTTGCCGAGCGAGAGATCTGCGATTTGCTGGCTGCTTTGATCGACCGCAACCTGAGAGAAGCCGAAAGTAAAATCTGGCATGCGCATCCTGTTTGGTTTATCGATGGAAATCCAATTGTTGGTTATAGTAAGCTAAAGGCAGGCATTCGCTTGATGTTTTGGAGCGGGGCTGATTTTGAAGAAGCGCAATTGAAAATCAATACGGGAAAATTCAAAGACGCATCCATCACTTATACTGCTGTTGAGGAAATCAATCCTGACGATTTAAACCGCTGGCTCGATAAATCGAGGGTTATACAATGGGATTATAAAAACATAGTGAAAAGAAAGGGAGCATTGCTGCGTTTGAAATAG
- a CDS encoding YqjF family protein, whose translation MSFLTAEWRKLAIANYAVNPELLKAYIPAGTELDLWEGTCYVSLIGFMFKNTRLMGLRIPFYSNFEEVNLRFYVRYKDQGTWKRGVVFIKEIVPKFALAFVANTLYNENYVATAMRHSWDETVYERTVTYDWKCNGKWQYIGIVAEKELLDMTPGHEVEFITEHYWGYARCNDFKTNEYEVKHPRWGHYPVTSYTIDVDFGLNYGPEFAFLNHQQPVSVMLAEGSEISVESKKVIPFTKMDNLIEI comes from the coding sequence ATGAGTTTTTTAACCGCAGAATGGAGAAAACTGGCAATTGCCAATTATGCAGTTAACCCTGAGCTACTAAAAGCATATATACCAGCGGGTACCGAACTCGATTTGTGGGAGGGCACCTGTTATGTCAGTTTAATTGGCTTTATGTTTAAAAACACCAGACTTATGGGGCTCCGCATTCCTTTTTATTCAAATTTTGAAGAAGTCAACCTTCGTTTTTATGTGCGGTATAAGGATCAGGGAACCTGGAAAAGAGGCGTGGTTTTTATAAAGGAGATCGTTCCAAAATTTGCGCTTGCTTTTGTGGCGAATACCCTGTACAATGAAAATTATGTGGCTACTGCCATGAGGCATTCCTGGGATGAAACAGTATATGAACGCACCGTAACGTACGATTGGAAATGTAATGGTAAGTGGCAATACATCGGTATTGTTGCAGAAAAGGAGCTGCTAGATATGACTCCGGGACATGAAGTTGAATTTATCACAGAGCATTATTGGGGATATGCCCGCTGCAATGACTTTAAAACCAATGAATATGAGGTAAAGCACCCACGCTGGGGACATTATCCTGTTACCAGTTATACTATTGATGTAGATTTCGGCTTAAACTATGGACCTGAATTTGCATTTCTAAATCATCAGCAACCTGTTTCGGTAATGCTGGCAGAAGGTTCTGAAATTTCGGTTGAGTCGAAAAAAGTAATACCTTTTACAAAGATGGATAACCTCATAGAAATTTGA
- a CDS encoding RNA ligase family protein — MAISQKYGRTYHYPFSPGTSSDDRIAHNYWTQIQAIPTLVHTEKLDGENNCLSKYGVFARSHAAPTVSPWTETLRIYWQSIKNDLGNLEIFLENLYSIHSLEYCNLEHHFYVFAIREHDKWLGWEETKFYASLLDLPTVPEILQFSTPGNRLAYESEVIMLASDPGLFMPVDARTGKPATIEGIVTRNAAAYSVTDFAENVFKYVRKGHVQTDQHWTRNWKRAKLKQEGGQVCGL, encoded by the coding sequence ATGGCTATTTCTCAAAAATATGGTCGTACTTACCATTATCCTTTTTCTCCTGGGACATCCAGCGATGATAGGATAGCACACAACTATTGGACACAGATACAGGCAATTCCTACTTTGGTTCACACCGAAAAACTTGACGGCGAAAACAATTGCCTTTCAAAATATGGCGTATTTGCCCGTTCGCATGCTGCACCAACTGTTTCGCCGTGGACCGAAACTTTAAGGATTTACTGGCAATCTATAAAAAATGACCTGGGTAATCTGGAAATTTTTCTTGAGAACTTATATTCAATTCATTCTCTCGAATATTGTAATCTTGAACATCATTTTTATGTCTTTGCTATACGCGAGCACGACAAATGGTTAGGTTGGGAGGAAACAAAGTTCTATGCGTCGTTGCTAGATCTACCTACAGTACCTGAAATATTGCAATTTAGTACGCCGGGGAATCGGCTTGCATATGAATCAGAAGTTATTATGTTAGCTTCAGACCCGGGGCTTTTTATGCCTGTTGATGCCAGGACGGGAAAGCCGGCAACTATAGAAGGAATTGTTACCCGCAATGCAGCAGCCTATTCAGTAACGGATTTTGCAGAGAATGTTTTCAAATATGTCCGAAAGGGGCATGTACAAACAGACCAACATTGGACCAGAAACTGGAAAAGGGCCAAACTTAAACAGGAAGGAGGGCAAGTATGTGGACTTTAA
- a CDS encoding AAA family ATPase, whose translation MWTLTENKNWNNLESNFDWIKRMNEVPQDPFYHAEGNVAIHTKMVLDALINDVTFGSLDAQDREILWAAALLHDVEKYSTTLIDVDGRISSAGHAKKGAQSSRNILFNEIPTPFYIREQIVGLVRHHGLPIWLFEKPDPLKSLVKASMEVSLQLLTILARADMLGRICDDQAEMLYRIDCFEAYCKEQNCWDSARVFATPQAKMYYFAHEGSFVDYVPFESSSFEVMMMSGLPGAGKDSYIRQNFKNFPVVSLDEIRKQMGIKPTDKSGNGKVVQAAKELARTHLRKKQTFVWNATNITQQMRSQLIELFTSYGAEVNIIYLEVPYVKLNQQNKNRVEQVPDYIIDKLIQKLEVPKAWEAHQVYYYI comes from the coding sequence ATGTGGACTTTAACAGAGAATAAAAACTGGAACAATCTTGAAAGTAATTTCGATTGGATAAAAAGAATGAATGAGGTACCACAAGACCCATTTTATCATGCTGAAGGCAATGTTGCTATTCATACCAAAATGGTTTTGGACGCTTTAATCAACGATGTTACTTTTGGTAGTTTAGATGCACAAGACCGCGAGATTTTATGGGCGGCTGCACTATTACATGATGTAGAAAAATACAGTACAACGTTAATAGATGTAGATGGAAGAATAAGCTCAGCCGGGCATGCAAAAAAAGGAGCCCAGAGTTCAAGAAACATTCTCTTTAATGAAATTCCTACTCCATTTTATATCCGGGAACAGATTGTCGGTCTGGTACGGCATCATGGATTACCTATCTGGCTATTTGAAAAACCTGATCCATTGAAATCATTGGTAAAAGCAAGTATGGAGGTGAGCTTACAATTGCTTACAATTTTAGCCAGAGCAGATATGCTTGGACGTATTTGTGATGATCAGGCAGAAATGCTGTATCGAATTGACTGTTTTGAAGCTTATTGCAAGGAGCAAAACTGCTGGGATTCTGCACGGGTGTTTGCAACACCTCAAGCAAAGATGTATTATTTTGCGCACGAAGGATCTTTTGTCGATTATGTACCATTTGAATCATCTTCTTTTGAGGTGATGATGATGAGTGGCTTACCTGGAGCTGGAAAAGACAGTTATATCAGGCAAAACTTTAAAAATTTTCCTGTTGTTTCGCTGGATGAGATCAGAAAACAGATGGGGATAAAGCCGACAGATAAAAGCGGTAATGGTAAAGTTGTACAAGCTGCAAAAGAACTTGCAAGAACCCATTTACGGAAAAAGCAGACTTTTGTGTGGAATGCTACTAATATCACCCAGCAAATGAGATCGCAACTGATTGAACTGTTTACATCTTATGGAGCCGAAGTAAATATCATTTATCTTGAAGTTCCTTATGTCAAATTGAACCAGCAAAATAAAAACAGGGTAGAACAGGTTCCCGATTATATCATAGATAAATTAATCCAGAAACTTGAAGTTCCAAAAGCATGGGAGGCGCATCAGGTTTATTATTATATTTAA
- a CDS encoding DUF805 domain-containing protein — translation MFQNPFSFEGRIRRLEFGLSLAIYFVFAFVTGFVLGITGLIDDTESPKNTLSLLLALSPGIYFMWAQGAKRCHDRNNSGWYQLIPFYGFWMLFAEGDINENEYGENPKSPKTFFDPFSTNHVEPQVKEQTVVEPIDDVDEDGTIKGTKD, via the coding sequence ATGTTTCAAAATCCTTTTTCTTTTGAAGGCCGCATCCGCAGACTGGAATTCGGTCTCAGTTTGGCTATTTATTTTGTTTTTGCTTTTGTCACCGGATTCGTTTTAGGAATAACAGGGTTGATAGATGACACTGAAAGTCCTAAAAATACCTTGAGTTTACTACTTGCATTATCACCTGGCATCTATTTTATGTGGGCACAAGGTGCTAAAAGGTGTCATGACAGGAACAATAGCGGTTGGTACCAGTTGATTCCTTTTTATGGCTTCTGGATGTTATTCGCCGAAGGCGACATCAATGAAAATGAATATGGTGAAAACCCGAAATCTCCTAAAACTTTTTTCGATCCTTTTTCAACTAATCATGTTGAACCGCAGGTTAAAGAGCAGACTGTAGTCGAGCCGATTGATGATGTGGATGAGGACGGGACTATTAAGGGGACGAAGGATTAA
- a CDS encoding M48 family metalloprotease, with protein sequence MQSNAFSVSENFRKMAIKSMLSIALFLFTYLVLIILAIGVVALCGLIAYAIIMLKAMIITIMLGLGFIGMGFLIFFFLIKFIFSRSAKVDRSHLIEITQSQQPQLFKMINEIVVEVKTDYPKKVYLSSDVNASVFYDSSFWSMFFPVKKNLQIGLGLMNSVSAVELKAILAHEFGHFSQRSMKVGGYVYHVNKVIYNMLYDNDSYSNLLNRWSNMSSYFSLFSGGAIWVIGGIQQVLYKVYNRLNLSYMALSREMEFHADAVAASVAGSQPLISSLLRLGIADQSLSTVFDYYNSKIETSQRTNNIYPQHFFVLNQIANVEKLPFNNGLPSLTVDVYKRFSKTKLILDNQWSSHPSTEERVAGLMMLNQPQREQGMDMAMDLLVDKDTVQEMITDRLFVSVNYADEVTITDDKTFKEEYLKREEEYSYPEIYNGYFISRDPHKEFTLLDLEITEMSEVQSFEVLFSDQMVGLAKTLETAIADLQIIERIKNREVEINTFDYDGKKYSSDEATDLCRNIEDEINRLTEQLKKNEIEIFSFFLNKSIHQGKLNEFRQYASNYLSVADEMQLRHTSYIELANITYFMQTSTPLETIRENMHQVKQIEKPFKEQVGILLTDDLYRDLMREEVRSRFEKYLSNDWQYFNYDTYHNEEVEAFFVVMNDFSWLVFNGYFKMKKALLEFQADLLKE encoded by the coding sequence ATGCAATCTAACGCTTTCAGTGTTTCTGAAAATTTCAGAAAGATGGCCATCAAGTCCATGCTTTCTATTGCACTTTTTCTGTTTACTTATTTAGTCCTTATCATTTTAGCCATAGGGGTGGTCGCTTTATGTGGTTTGATTGCTTATGCCATAATTATGTTGAAAGCAATGATTATCACAATTATGCTCGGCCTGGGTTTTATTGGCATGGGGTTTTTAATATTCTTTTTCCTGATTAAGTTCATTTTCAGCCGTTCTGCAAAAGTCGACAGAAGCCACCTTATTGAAATTACCCAATCACAACAACCACAACTATTTAAAATGATCAATGAAATAGTTGTCGAGGTCAAAACAGATTATCCCAAAAAGGTATATCTCTCTTCTGATGTAAACGCATCTGTCTTTTATGATTCAAGTTTCTGGAGCATGTTTTTTCCAGTTAAAAAGAACCTCCAAATAGGATTGGGGTTAATGAACTCAGTGTCGGCAGTAGAATTAAAGGCAATTCTGGCCCACGAATTCGGTCATTTTTCACAGCGTAGTATGAAAGTAGGCGGATATGTTTATCATGTAAACAAGGTTATTTATAACATGTTGTATGACAATGACAGCTATAGTAACCTGTTGAACCGATGGTCGAATATGAGTTCCTATTTCAGTTTGTTTTCTGGTGGCGCCATTTGGGTTATCGGTGGAATTCAACAGGTGTTGTATAAAGTTTATAACCGATTGAATTTAAGTTATATGGCTTTATCCAGAGAAATGGAGTTTCATGCAGATGCTGTTGCCGCAAGTGTTGCAGGCTCTCAGCCGTTAATTAGTTCGTTGCTAAGGTTAGGAATTGCGGATCAGTCATTATCTACAGTTTTTGATTACTATAATAGTAAAATTGAAACCTCTCAAAGAACTAATAATATATATCCGCAACATTTTTTTGTGCTAAACCAAATAGCAAATGTAGAAAAATTACCTTTCAATAACGGTCTACCTAGTTTAACAGTAGACGTGTATAAGCGGTTTAGTAAAACAAAATTGATACTCGACAACCAATGGTCATCACATCCAAGCACCGAGGAGCGTGTAGCGGGGTTGATGATGCTTAATCAACCGCAAAGAGAACAGGGAATGGATATGGCCATGGATTTGCTTGTTGATAAGGATACCGTGCAGGAAATGATTACTGATCGACTATTTGTTTCTGTTAACTATGCAGATGAAGTAACCATTACAGATGACAAGACCTTTAAAGAGGAATATCTAAAACGGGAGGAGGAGTATTCCTATCCTGAAATTTATAATGGTTATTTTATTTCCCGCGATCCACACAAGGAATTTACATTGCTGGATTTAGAAATAACTGAAATGTCAGAAGTTCAGTCATTTGAAGTCTTATTTAGTGATCAAATGGTTGGCCTGGCCAAAACCCTGGAGACTGCAATTGCAGACTTGCAGATTATTGAAAGGATTAAAAACAGGGAGGTTGAGATTAATACTTTTGACTATGATGGTAAGAAATACTCATCGGATGAAGCAACTGACCTTTGCCGTAATATTGAGGACGAAATTAACAGGCTAACTGAGCAGCTCAAAAAAAATGAGATAGAAATATTTAGCTTCTTTTTAAATAAATCTATTCATCAGGGAAAACTTAATGAGTTTCGACAGTATGCTTCTAATTATCTCTCTGTAGCCGATGAGATGCAGCTACGCCATACTAGCTATATTGAGTTAGCCAATATTACCTACTTTATGCAGACGTCAACCCCATTAGAAACGATAAGGGAAAACATGCATCAGGTTAAGCAAATTGAAAAGCCATTTAAAGAACAGGTTGGTATTTTATTGACGGATGATTTATACAGAGATCTAATGAGAGAGGAAGTAAGGTCCCGGTTTGAAAAATACCTGTCGAATGACTGGCAATACTTTAACTACGATACCTACCATAACGAAGAGGTAGAAGCTTTTTTTGTAGTGATGAATGATTTTTCATGGTTGGTGTTTAATGGTTACTTTAAAATGAAAAAAGCTTTGCTTGAGTTTCAGGCTGATTTACTTAAGGAATAG
- a CDS encoding GNAT family N-acetyltransferase encodes MKYQAQYKNVSPETYIHLRVSSGLSAKTPEAAKIGLENSLCCVVIVDTENNDEPIGMGRIIGDGACHCQVVDICVLPVHQKKGLGKLIMEKLKNFIDESLPPSCYISLIADGDAYQLYQQYDFKEVWPASRGMAFLKR; translated from the coding sequence ATGAAATACCAGGCACAGTATAAAAACGTTAGTCCGGAAACTTACATTCACCTCAGGGTGTCCAGTGGCTTAAGTGCCAAAACACCAGAGGCAGCAAAGATTGGATTGGAAAACTCCCTTTGTTGCGTAGTAATTGTGGACACTGAAAATAACGATGAACCGATAGGAATGGGGCGCATTATTGGCGATGGTGCCTGTCATTGTCAGGTTGTAGATATATGTGTTTTGCCGGTCCATCAAAAAAAGGGATTGGGAAAGCTGATTATGGAAAAACTGAAGAACTTTATAGATGAATCGTTGCCGCCTTCCTGCTATATCAGTTTAATTGCCGATGGGGATGCCTATCAATTGTACCAGCAATATGATTTTAAGGAAGTATGGCCGGCATCGAGAGGAATGGCATTTTTAAAACGTTGA
- a CDS encoding RNA polymerase sigma factor yields MESHRYSKYNDLELAELFRTGDAAAFKEIYARYNKLLFLFALKKLEDEQEAMDVVQDVFLWILNNKEKLALNTSLSSYLYKSVLNKIFDIFRHQKTIRKYIEQGDYFIDVDTNETDYLIREKDIRAMIDNEVASMPPRMREVYELRYKQNQDAGAISLQLDISEHTVNVHIQRSLKYLRKRLGELIYILFILNS; encoded by the coding sequence TTGGAGTCTCATAGATATAGTAAATATAATGATTTAGAACTTGCTGAACTGTTTCGGACGGGAGATGCTGCAGCATTTAAAGAAATATATGCCAGGTACAATAAATTACTTTTCCTTTTTGCCCTAAAGAAGCTGGAGGATGAGCAGGAGGCTATGGATGTCGTTCAGGACGTTTTTCTATGGATATTAAACAACAAGGAAAAACTGGCCCTTAATACCTCTCTATCCAGTTACCTTTATAAATCTGTACTCAACAAAATCTTTGACATTTTCCGTCATCAAAAAACCATCAGGAAGTATATTGAACAGGGTGATTATTTCATTGATGTAGATACCAATGAGACAGATTACCTTATTCGCGAAAAAGACATCAGGGCAATGATTGACAACGAAGTTGCCAGTATGCCTCCGCGTATGCGAGAAGTGTACGAGCTGAGGTACAAACAGAACCAGGATGCCGGGGCGATCTCATTGCAGTTGGATATTTCCGAACATACGGTTAATGTACATATACAACGCAGCCTTAAATATCTTAGAAAGCGGCTTGGCGAATTGATTTATATCCTCTTTATTCTCAATTCCTAA
- a CDS encoding FecR family protein: protein MEKKNIKEILEKVQTGDFTAEEEMAAKRWLFQLNRNKELYHSQERLDEVSDKMWASIAESQNKLVQKKSIRLWPRIAAAVAAIFLIVLGITFFSYQRQQPTLVQDVLPGRVGATLTLANGKKITLSEATTGEIAKESGISVTKSADGQLVYEIKENDKLAGGTNTLSTSKGETYILTLPDKSKVWLNAASSLTYSAGIHKDGLRKVKLDGEAYFEIAKDKDHPFIVQTATQQVEVLGTHFNVNSYSNEPDVRTTLLEGSVKVSNGATGSILKPNQQAILIDHKITVKNVNAEDEIAWKDGVFLFQDESLANIMRRISRWYNVDVVFADGVNQNQLYGGGISRYNNVSTVLEMLESTKDVRFKIEGRRIFVMK, encoded by the coding sequence ATGGAAAAGAAGAATATAAAAGAAATCTTAGAAAAAGTTCAGACGGGCGATTTTACGGCTGAAGAAGAAATGGCTGCAAAGCGTTGGCTTTTTCAACTCAATAGAAATAAGGAGCTTTATCATTCCCAGGAAAGGCTTGATGAAGTAAGCGACAAAATGTGGGCCTCCATTGCCGAAAGCCAAAACAAATTGGTACAAAAGAAATCAATCCGTTTATGGCCACGCATTGCAGCCGCCGTTGCCGCGATTTTCCTGATCGTGCTCGGAATAACCTTTTTTAGTTACCAGCGTCAGCAACCAACACTGGTGCAAGACGTTTTGCCTGGACGTGTAGGGGCCACGCTGACCTTGGCAAATGGCAAAAAAATCACCTTGTCGGAAGCTACAACCGGCGAAATAGCAAAGGAATCTGGTATTAGTGTAACTAAATCTGCAGATGGGCAATTGGTATATGAGATTAAAGAAAACGATAAGCTTGCCGGCGGTACAAATACCTTAAGTACTTCAAAAGGCGAAACCTATATTTTGACTTTACCGGATAAAAGTAAGGTATGGCTTAATGCGGCTTCAAGTTTAACCTATTCTGCAGGAATCCATAAAGATGGACTACGTAAGGTAAAACTCGACGGTGAAGCTTATTTCGAGATCGCGAAAGACAAAGACCATCCGTTTATTGTTCAGACAGCCACACAGCAGGTAGAGGTTTTGGGTACACATTTTAATGTCAATAGCTATTCCAATGAACCGGACGTGAGGACAACCTTGTTGGAAGGGAGTGTAAAGGTATCAAACGGAGCAACCGGCAGTATACTTAAACCTAACCAGCAGGCTATTTTAATAGACCATAAGATAACTGTCAAAAACGTAAATGCGGAAGATGAGATAGCCTGGAAAGATGGTGTTTTTCTTTTTCAGGACGAAAGCCTCGCCAATATTATGCGTAGGATTTCGCGATGGTACAACGTAGATGTGGTGTTTGCCGATGGGGTAAACCAAAACCAGTTGTATGGAGGGGGGATATCACGTTACAACAATGTATCTACCGTACTGGAAATGCTGGAGAGTACAAAAGATGTTCGATTTAAGATTGAAGGAAGGAGGATTTTTGTTATGAAATAA